From Daucus carota subsp. sativus chromosome 6, DH1 v3.0, whole genome shotgun sequence, the proteins below share one genomic window:
- the LOC108227006 gene encoding pollen receptor-like kinase 3, which yields MAHGIWKLLDTVMNHLFSFNLHFCMHGSAMMANAKVLRKCNPLVFFCIIFFNFSLISTESPNPDSAALLQLKKSFKNSDILNTWKSGTEPCAKGKQWLGLVCHNGKVTGVHLGTLGLSGKIDVDALTKMPNLRSISVSDNSFEGPIPEINRLGSLKAVYLANNRFSGKIPADYFKGMGSLKKLWLSNNNFSGEIPLSLTQISSLMSIHLNDNHFSGKIPEFKQNNLVSLNISNNDLNGEIPSSLSKFNQSSFAGNKGLCGKQLGKKCEESVAGAGPSSSRKVSNNQSNSKIAFWLLSLCVLILGIMVFAILVMKRRQEDEHAFQNDNLEESMESAGWEGGKRDVELSVGSTQSRVSTQKGVTAQKTRSTNKSAKRRLGDLVVVNEKNGMFGLQDLMRANAEVLGNGTMGASSYKAMMPDGFSLVVKRIKEMNKVEKDRFDAEIRKMSAMSHPNILAPLAYHFRNEEKLLVSEFVPKGSLLYILHGDRGPTHAELNWPARLKIIKGIARGLDYLHTQYASSELPHGNLKSSNVLIDSNYEPLLADFGFNSMISDNQVPQLFAYKAPEISQGHQVSPKCDVYCLGIVILEIITGKFPTQYLNHGSGGVDVVEWVRNAVLEGREAEFLDPEIVDNSSAIGQMQRILQIGVACSESNPDQRLDIREATRRIEEI from the exons ATGGCCCATGGAATTTGGAAACTATTAGATACTGTGATGAACCACCTTTTTTCATTCAACCTGCATTTTTGCATGCATGGTTCTGCTATGATGGCCAATGCCAAAGTCCTCCGCAAATGCAATCCTCTTGTTTTCTTTTGcattattttcttcaatttctcCCTAATTTCAACCGAATCTCCCAACCCAGATTCAGCCGCATTGTTGCAGCTCAAgaaatcattcaaaaacagTGACATTCTTAATACATGGAAATCCGGAACAGAGCCTTGTGCCAAAGGTAAACAATGGCTTGGCCTTGTTTGTCACAATGGGAAAGTCACCGGTGTTCATCTCGGAACATTGGGACTTTCTGGTAAAATTGATGTTGATGCCTTAACGAAAATGCCTAACCTCAGAAGCATCAGCGTTTCGGATAATTCTTTTGAAGGTCCGATCCCAGAAATTAATAGACTGGGATCTTTGAAAGCTGTGTATTTGGCTAATAATCGGTTTTCAGGTAAAATTCCAGCTGATTATTTCAAGGGAATGGGGTCTCTCAAGAAATTATGGCTTTCTAATAATAATTTCAGCGGTGAGATTCCTTTGTCGTTGACACAGATTTCTTCCCTCATGTCGATACACTTGAATGATAATCATTTTTCTGGGAAAATACCCGAATTTAAGCAAAACAATTTGGTGTCACTCAATATATCCAATAATGATTTGAATGGGGAGATTCCTTCAAGTTTGTCTAAATTCAACCAGAGTTCATTCGCTGGAAACAAGGGTCTCTGTGGAAAACAATTAGGTAAAAAATGTGAGGAGAGTGTGGCGGGGGCAGGGCCATCATCATCGCGAAAAGTTTCAAATAATCAATCTAATAGTAAAATAGCTTTCTGGTTATTGTCCTTGTGTGTGCTGATTCTTGGCATTATGGTATTTGCTATTCTTGTGATGAAACGTCGCCAAGAAGATGAACATGCTTTTCAGAATGATAACTTAGAGGAATCTATGGAATCAGCTGGATGGGAAGGGGGTAAAAGAGATGTAGAACTGTCTGTAGGTTCAACACAGAGTAGGGTGTCAACTCAGAAAGGCGTCACGGCTCAGAAAACACGGTCCACCAATAAGAGCGCCAAGCGCAGGCTTGGAGATTTGGTGGTGGTGAATGAGAAGAATGGTATGTTTGGGCTGCAGGATCTAATGAGGGCAAATGCTGAGGTTCTTGGTAATGGGACAATGGGGGCCTCATCATATAAAGCAATGATGCCTGATGGATTTTCATTGGTGGTAAAAAGGATTAAAGAGATGAATAAGGTTGAGAAAGATAGATTTGATGCAGAGATCAGAAAAATGTCTGCAATGAGTCATCCTAACATCTTGGCACCTTTGGCATACCATTTTCGCAACGAAGAAAAATTGTTGGTCTCTGAGTTTGTGCCTAAAGGCAGTTTACTCTACATATTGCATG GTGACAGGGGACCAACCCATGCAGAGCTCAACTGGCCTGctagattaaaaattatcaaaGGGATTGCTCGAGGATTGGATTATCTTCACACGCAGTATGCTTCTTCAGAGTTGCCTCACGGTAATCTTAAATCAAGCAATGTTCTTATAGACTCCAACTATGAGCCATTACTGGCAGATTTCGGATTCAATTCTATGATCTCTGACAACCAAGTACCACAACTATTCGCCTACAAGGCTCCGGAAATTTCACAAGGTCATCAGGTCTCTCCCAAATGTGATGTTTACTGTCTAGGAATTGTCATTCTGGAGATCATCACAGGTAAATTTCCAACACAATATCTTAACCATGGGAGCGGTGGAGTTGACGTGGTTGAATGGGTAAGAAATGCTGTTCTTGAGGGAAGAGAAGCTGAATTTCTTGATCCAGAGATTGTGGACAATAGTAGTGCAATTGGGCAGATGCAACGGATCCTTCAGATTGGTGTAGCTTGTTCCGAAAGTAATCCAGATCAACGGCTGGACATTAGAGAAGCGACTAGACGAATTGAGGAGATATAA
- the LOC108225894 gene encoding two-pore potassium channel 5 isoform X2, with amino-acid sequence MEEPSFISPQQLKQTLLNYNQDYTLNTTNHNINQEIQYPPSPCSDDDFNSNPITISLFFNPSKIRKTLHRCRSSPAMTVMHDTKKSVAKPVPNSGSLVRQATLLLIVYLMLGILIYAFNRDHFSGIETNPFIDAIYFCIVTMCTIGYGDIAPSSAAAKIFACLFVLVGFGFIDILLSGVVNYVLDLQENMILTGIEENSVEGFSVKNYIYDKAKGRMRIRLKVGLAIGVVFLCIGLGSVVLYYTEELSVIDSFYLSVMSVTTVGYGDRAFKTPQGRLFASFWLLFSTLAVARAFLYLAEARIDKRHRRIAKWVLHREITVEDLVAADLNHNGFIR; translated from the exons ATGGAAGAACCATCATTCATTAGTCCACAACAACTTAAACAAACTCTTCTTAACTACAATCAAGATTACACTCTTAACACTACTAATCACAATATTAATCAAGAAATTCAATACCCTCCTTCCCCTTGTTCTGATGATGATTTCAACTCAAACCCCATCACAATTTCCCTGTTTTTTAATCCTTCCAAGATTCGAAAAACACTTCACCGCTGCAGGAGTTCCCCTGCAATGACTGTTATGCATGACACCAAGAAAAGTGTGGCAAAACCTGTGCCAAATTCAGGTTCTTTAGTTAGACAAGCTACCCTTTTGCTCATTGTGTATTTGATGTTGGGAATTTTGATTTATGCGTTTAATCGTGATCATTTCTCCGGTATCGAAACGAATCCCTTTATTGATGCTATATATTTCTGTATAGTTACTATGTGTACAATTGGTTATGGTGATATTGCACCTTCTTCTGCTGCTGCTAAGATATTTGCTTGTTTGTTTGTGCTTGTGGGGTTTGGTTTTATTGATATCTTGTTATCCGGGGTTGTGAATTATGTTCTTGATTTGCAAGAAAACATGATTTTAACAGGCATTGAAGAGAATTCAGTAGAGGGGTTTTCGGTtaagaattatatttatgataagGCTAAAGGGAGGATGAGAATTAGGTTGAAGGTTGGTTTGGCTATCGGTGTGGTTTTCTTGTGTATCGGACTTGGGAGTGTGGTTTTGTACTATACGGAGGAGTTGAGTGTGATTGATTCCTTTTATTTGTCTGTGATGTCCGTTACTACTGTTGGGTATGGTGATAGAGCTTTTAAGACTCCTCAAGGGAGGTTGTTTGCATCGTTTTGGCTTTTGTTTTCAACGCTGGCCGTGGCTAGGGCATTCTTGTATTTGGCAGAGGCAAGGATTGATAAGAGGCATAGGAGGATTGCAAAATGGGTGTTGCATAGGGAAATCACGGTCGAGGATTTGGTTGCTGCTGACCTCAATCACAATGGCTTCATCAG GTAG
- the LOC108226581 gene encoding protein TIFY 10A translates to MSRISQEKSKFAQTCNLLSHYVKEKGRFLDLNIGIHGEVSPQNDVKPMNLFPQYASLQDAVRVTSSRVKTETGQKSGQMTIIYAGQVLVFDDFSAVKANEVMQLASKSAAPSDTNTGSVIASGASKLVENHSNSMPFISSIGSVSGSVEAQSEMKQQLQPIGLDLPIARRASLHRFLSKRKDRASSRGPYQLHKPSKESSKELFDLNL, encoded by the exons ATGTCGAGAATTTCGCAAGAAAAATCCAAGTTTGCTCAGACTTGTAATCTTCTGAGCCATTATGTTAAGGAGAAGGGTAGGTTTTTAGATCTTAATATAGGGATCCATGGAGAAGTATCGCCCCAAAATGATGTCAAGCCCATGAATCTTTTTCCACAATATGCTAGTCTGCAAGATGCTGTGAGAGTCACCAGCTCCAG GGTTAAAACTGAGACCGGGCAAAAAAGTGGCCAAATGACTATAATCTACGCGGGACAAGTTCtggtgtttgatgatttttctgCGGTAAAAGCCAACGAAGTGATGCAACTAGCAAGCAAGTCTGCCGCACCATCTGATACCAACACTGGATCTGTTATAGCCTCTGGCGCAAGCAAACTCGTCGAAAATCACAGCAACTCGATGCCCTTTATCTCCAGCATTGGTTCGGTTTCAGGTTCTGTTGAAGCACAGAGCGAAATGAAGCAGCAATTGCAACCAATTGGGTTGGATCTGCCGATTGCAAGAAGAGCTTCACTCCATAGGTTCTTATCAAAAAGGAAAGACAGGGCTAGTTCAAGAGGGCCATATCAATTGCACAAGCCATCTAAAGAATCTTCAAAGGAACTGTTCGATCTCAACTTGTAG
- the LOC108225894 gene encoding two-pore potassium channel 5 isoform X1 — protein MEEPSFISPQQLKQTLLNYNQDYTLNTTNHNINQEIQYPPSPCSDDDFNSNPITISLFFNPSKIRKTLHRCRSSPAMTVMHDTKKSVAKPVPNSGSLVRQATLLLIVYLMLGILIYAFNRDHFSGIETNPFIDAIYFCIVTMCTIGYGDIAPSSAAAKIFACLFVLVGFGFIDILLSGVVNYVLDLQENMILTGIEENSVEGFSVKNYIYDKAKGRMRIRLKVGLAIGVVFLCIGLGSVVLYYTEELSVIDSFYLSVMSVTTVGYGDRAFKTPQGRLFASFWLLFSTLAVARAFLYLAEARIDKRHRRIAKWVLHREITVEDLVAADLNHNGFIRSSVFWHLE, from the exons ATGGAAGAACCATCATTCATTAGTCCACAACAACTTAAACAAACTCTTCTTAACTACAATCAAGATTACACTCTTAACACTACTAATCACAATATTAATCAAGAAATTCAATACCCTCCTTCCCCTTGTTCTGATGATGATTTCAACTCAAACCCCATCACAATTTCCCTGTTTTTTAATCCTTCCAAGATTCGAAAAACACTTCACCGCTGCAGGAGTTCCCCTGCAATGACTGTTATGCATGACACCAAGAAAAGTGTGGCAAAACCTGTGCCAAATTCAGGTTCTTTAGTTAGACAAGCTACCCTTTTGCTCATTGTGTATTTGATGTTGGGAATTTTGATTTATGCGTTTAATCGTGATCATTTCTCCGGTATCGAAACGAATCCCTTTATTGATGCTATATATTTCTGTATAGTTACTATGTGTACAATTGGTTATGGTGATATTGCACCTTCTTCTGCTGCTGCTAAGATATTTGCTTGTTTGTTTGTGCTTGTGGGGTTTGGTTTTATTGATATCTTGTTATCCGGGGTTGTGAATTATGTTCTTGATTTGCAAGAAAACATGATTTTAACAGGCATTGAAGAGAATTCAGTAGAGGGGTTTTCGGTtaagaattatatttatgataagGCTAAAGGGAGGATGAGAATTAGGTTGAAGGTTGGTTTGGCTATCGGTGTGGTTTTCTTGTGTATCGGACTTGGGAGTGTGGTTTTGTACTATACGGAGGAGTTGAGTGTGATTGATTCCTTTTATTTGTCTGTGATGTCCGTTACTACTGTTGGGTATGGTGATAGAGCTTTTAAGACTCCTCAAGGGAGGTTGTTTGCATCGTTTTGGCTTTTGTTTTCAACGCTGGCCGTGGCTAGGGCATTCTTGTATTTGGCAGAGGCAAGGATTGATAAGAGGCATAGGAGGATTGCAAAATGGGTGTTGCATAGGGAAATCACGGTCGAGGATTTGGTTGCTGCTGACCTCAATCACAATGGCTTCATCAG GTCCAGTGTATTTTGGCACCTTGAGTAG